From one Macrobrachium rosenbergii isolate ZJJX-2024 chromosome 52, ASM4041242v1, whole genome shotgun sequence genomic stretch:
- the LOC136833869 gene encoding uncharacterized protein, which yields MTLAAQGAPAVFLIMGIAPGYRLVNIMQGHASILKIHASAQAFSTPIHALEPTVPVACMVALQHTTVQLLEAIASEQTVLTCAEAMFSTYASMMSVNVAWILNAHTGRGTRTLTVIVAVQLVVLVRVTVRVMVTVMVKATVTVTEMPKDLKEQLQHHRLKVNLCNQRKENGHCLLLVVQGYSKMRKIESLRIII from the exons ATGACGCTTGCGGCTCAGGGTGCACCTGCTGTATTCCTG ATAATGGGAATTGCACCAGGTTACCGACTTGTGAATATTATGCAGGGACATGCCTCCATCTTGAAGATTCATGCAAGTGCCCAGGCTTTCTCGACCCCAATACATGCCTTGGAACCAACTGTACCTGTTGCATGTATG GTTGCCCTTCAACATACGACTGTGCAGCTCTTGGAGGCTATTGCTTCCGAACAGACGGTCCTCACGTGTGCGGAGGCGATGTTCTCGACTTATGCATCTATGATGTCTGTAAATGTTGCGTGGATCCTCAATGCCCACACGGGCAGGGGCACGCGTACGCTTACGGTCATCGTAGCTGTGCAGCTGGTGGTCCTGGTCAGGGTAACAGTCAGGGTAATGGTAACGGTAATGGTCAAGGCAACGGTAACGGTAACG GAAATGCCCAAGGATCTAAAGGAGCAGCTGCAGCACCACCGGCTAAAGGTTAACCTTTGCAACCAGAGGAAAGAAAACGGGCATTGTCTCCTACTAGTGGTGCAAGGCTATTCTAAGATGAGGAAGATTGAGTCATTAAGAATCATAATTTGA